The segment CCTTCAGCAGCTGAAATCCAATCCACTTTAAACCGATCTTTTTCAATACCAAGGTATTCCAGTAAATTTGTAAAAACAGAAAACCGGCGTCTGGTAAAATAATTACCTGTTGAATAATGGCAGTCTCCCGGATGACAACCTGCAATAACCACACCGTCTGCACCACGCTGAAAGGCCCGCAAGACAAAGTAAGGATTGACGCGGCAGGAACAAGGCACGCGAATAATTCGTACATTGGCTGTATAATTGAGTCGGCTTGTTCCTGCAAGATCAGCGCCGGCATAACTACACCAGTTACAGCAAAATGCCACAATGA is part of the Pelorhabdus rhamnosifermentans genome and harbors:
- a CDS encoding hydrogenase iron-sulfur subunit, producing MSVEATKAVSEIKSEFAPLIVAFCCNWCSYAGADLAGTSRLNYTANVRIIRVPCSCRVNPYFVLRAFQRGADGVVIAGCHPGDCHYSTGNYFTRRRFSVFTNLLEYLGIEKDRFKVDWISAAEGNKFASVMNELLEKVHQLGPNRKLRDSRWKR